The following proteins are co-located in the Limanda limanda chromosome 5, fLimLim1.1, whole genome shotgun sequence genome:
- the LOC133002516 gene encoding oocyte zinc finger protein XlCOF6-like isoform X4 — MSKIVLNICKSKKVFQCDTCGKVFKWKSGLYGHLKVHTDQKQHSCEVCDKSFTTRTNLTRHERTHTGQRPFTCKTCGRSFSQRPSLQIHERTHTGEKPFICKTCGRCFSERNSLKKHERTHTGEKPFTCKTCGRSFSQRPSLQIHERTHTGEKPFICKTCGRCFSERNSLKKHERTHTGEKPFTCKTCGKSFIQRNHLQGHERTHTGEKPFSCKTCGKSFIQRNHLQVHERTHTSEKPFTCKTCGKSFIQRNHLQKHERTHTGEKPFTCKTCVRNFAIRMNLQVHERTHTGEKPFSCKTCGKSFIQRNHLQGHERTHTGERPFSCKTCGKSFIQRNHLQGHERTHTGEKPFTCKTCGRSFSDRSTLKKHERTHTGEKPFICKTCGRCFSERNTLKKHERTHTGEKPFTCKTCGRCFSERNTLKSHERTHTGEKPFTCKTCGRCFSERNTLKSHERTHTGEKPFTCKTCEKSFKWGSSLKVHMRSHTGEESYPCTTCGERFVIKSLLTKHLCTHT; from the exons ATGTCAAAGATTGTGCTGAATATCTGCAAGAGTAAAAAGGTTTTCCAGTGTGACACTTGTGGAAAAGTCTTTAAGTGGAAGTCAGGATTATATGGACATCTGAAGGTGCACACAGATCAGAAACAGCATTCTTGCGAAGTGTGTGATAAAAGTTTCACAACTCGCACAAATTTGACGagacacgagagaacgcacacgggaCAGAgaccttttacttgcaaaacttgtggaaGAAGTTTTAGCCAGAGACCTTCCTTGCAGatccacgagagaacacacacaggcgagaaaccttttatttgcaaaacttgtgggagatgTTTTAGCGAGAGAAATTCCCTGAAGAaacacgagagaacgcacacaggcgagaaaccttttacttgcaaaacttgtgggagaagttttagccagagaccttccttgcagatccacgagagaacacacacaggggagaaaccttttatttgcaaaacttgtgggagatgTTTTAGCGAGAGAAATTCCCTGAAGAaacacgagagaacgcacacaggcgagaaaccttttacttgcaaaacttgtgggaaaaGTTTTATTCAGAGAAATCACCTGCAGGgccacgagagaacacacacgggcgagaaacctttttcttgcaaaacttgtgggaaaagttttattcagagaaatcacctgcaggtccacgagagaacacacactagcgagaaaccttttacttgcaaaacttgtgggaaaagttttattcagagaaatcacctgcag AaacacgagagaacgcacacgggcgagaaaccttttacttgcaaaacttgcGTGAGAAATTTTGCAATTAGAATGAATCTGCAggtccacgagagaacacacacgggtgagaaacctttttcttgcaaaacttgtgggaaaaGTTTTATTCAGAGAAATCACCTGCAGGgccacgagagaacacacacgggcgagagacctttttcttgcaaaacttgtgggaaaaGTTTTATTCAGAGAAATCACCTGCAGGgccacgagagaacacacacaggcgagaaaccttttacttgcaaaacttgtggaaGAAGTTTTAGCGATAGATCTACCCTGAAGAaacacgagagaacacacacaggcgagaaaccttttatttgcaaaacttgtgggagatgTTTTAGCGAGAGAAATACCCTGAAGAaacacgagagaacgcacacaggcgagaaaccttttacttgcaaaacttgtgggagatgTTTTAGCGAGAGAAATACCCTGAAGAgtcacgagagaacacacacgggcgagaaaccttttacttgcaaaacttgtgggagatgTTTTAGCGAGAGAAATACCCTGAAGAgtcacgagagaacacacacgggcgagaaaccttttacttgcaaaacttgtgagAAAAGTTTTAAATGGGGAAGTAGCTTGAAAGTCCACATGAGAAGCCATACAGGTGAGGAGTCGTATCCATGTACAACTTGTGGGGAAAGATTTGTTATCAAATCCCTTctaacaaaacatttgtgtacCCACACATAG
- the LOC133002516 gene encoding oocyte zinc finger protein XlCOF6-like isoform X2, whose product MSKIVLNICKSKKVFQCDTCGKVFKWKSGLYGHLKVHTDQKQHSCEVCDKSFTTRTNLTRHERTHTGQRPFTCKTCGRSFSQRPSLQIHERTHTGEKPFICKTCGRCFSERNSLKKHERTHTGEKPFTCKTCGRSFSQRPSLQIHERTHTGEKPFICKTCGRCFSERNSLKKHERTHTGEKPFTCKTCGKSFIQRNHLQGHERTHTGEKPFSCKTCGKSFIQRNHLQVHERTHTSEKPFTCKTCGKSFIQRNHLQIHERTHTGEKPFIWKTCVRCFSERNTLKKHERTHTGEKPFTCKTCVRNFAIRMNLQVHERTHTGEKPFSCKTCGKSFIQRNHLQGHERTHTGERPFSCKTCGKSFIQRNHLQGHERTHTGEKPFTCKTCGRSFSDRSTLKKHERTHTGEKPFICKTCGRCFSERNTLKKHERTHTGEKPFTCKTCGRCFSERNTLKSHERTHTGEKPFTCKTCGRCFSERNTLKSHERTHTGEKPFTCKTCEKSFKWGSSLKVHMRSHTGEESYPCTTCGERFVIKSLLTKHLCTHT is encoded by the exons ATGTCAAAGATTGTGCTGAATATCTGCAAGAGTAAAAAGGTTTTCCAGTGTGACACTTGTGGAAAAGTCTTTAAGTGGAAGTCAGGATTATATGGACATCTGAAGGTGCACACAGATCAGAAACAGCATTCTTGCGAAGTGTGTGATAAAAGTTTCACAACTCGCACAAATTTGACGagacacgagagaacgcacacgggaCAGAgaccttttacttgcaaaacttgtggaaGAAGTTTTAGCCAGAGACCTTCCTTGCAGatccacgagagaacacacacaggcgagaaaccttttatttgcaaaacttgtgggagatgTTTTAGCGAGAGAAATTCCCTGAAGAaacacgagagaacgcacacaggcgagaaaccttttacttgcaaaacttgtgggagaagttttagccagagaccttccttgcagatccacgagagaacacacacaggggagaaaccttttatttgcaaaacttgtgggagatgTTTTAGCGAGAGAAATTCCCTGAAGAaacacgagagaacgcacacaggcgagaaaccttttacttgcaaaacttgtgggaaaaGTTTTATTCAGAGAAATCACCTGCAGGgccacgagagaacacacacgggcgagaaacctttttcttgcaaaacttgtgggaaaagttttattcagagaaatcacctgcaggtccacgagagaacacacactagcgagaaaccttttacttgcaaaacttgtgggaaaagttttattcagagaaatcacctgcag atccacgagagaacacacacaggcgagaaaccttttatttgGAAAACTTGTGTGAGATGTTTTAGCGAGAGAAATACCCTGAAGAaacacgagagaacgcacacgggcgagaaaccttttacttgcaaaacttgcGTGAGAAATTTTGCAATTAGAATGAATCTGCAggtccacgagagaacacacacgggtgagaaacctttttcttgcaaaacttgtgggaaaaGTTTTATTCAGAGAAATCACCTGCAGGgccacgagagaacacacacgggcgagagacctttttcttgcaaaacttgtgggaaaaGTTTTATTCAGAGAAATCACCTGCAGGgccacgagagaacacacacaggcgagaaaccttttacttgcaaaacttgtggaaGAAGTTTTAGCGATAGATCTACCCTGAAGAaacacgagagaacacacacaggcgagaaaccttttatttgcaaaacttgtgggagatgTTTTAGCGAGAGAAATACCCTGAAGAaacacgagagaacgcacacaggcgagaaaccttttacttgcaaaacttgtgggagatgTTTTAGCGAGAGAAATACCCTGAAGAgtcacgagagaacacacacgggcgagaaaccttttacttgcaaaacttgtgggagatgTTTTAGCGAGAGAAATACCCTGAAGAgtcacgagagaacacacacgggcgagaaaccttttacttgcaaaacttgtgagAAAAGTTTTAAATGGGGAAGTAGCTTGAAAGTCCACATGAGAAGCCATACAGGTGAGGAGTCGTATCCATGTACAACTTGTGGGGAAAGATTTGTTATCAAATCCCTTctaacaaaacatttgtgtacCCACACATAG
- the LOC133002516 gene encoding oocyte zinc finger protein XlCOF6-like isoform X3 encodes MSKIVLNICKSKKVFQCDTCGKVFKWKSGLYGHLKVHTDQKQHSCEVCDKSFTTRTNLTRHERTHTGQRPFTCKTCGRSFSQRPSLQIHERTHTGEKPFICKTCGRCFSERNSLKKHERTHTGEKPFTCKTCGRSFSQRPSLQIHERTHTGEKPFICKTCGRCFSERNSLKKHERTHTGEKPFTCKTCGKSFIQRNHLQGHERTHTGEKPFSCKTCGKSFIQRNHLQVHERTHTSEKPFTCKTCGKSFIQRNHLQVHERTHTKEKPFTCKTCGRSFSQRPSLMNLQVHERTHTGEKPFSCKTCGKSFIQRNHLQGHERTHTGERPFSCKTCGKSFIQRNHLQGHERTHTGEKPFTCKTCGRSFSDRSTLKKHERTHTGEKPFICKTCGRCFSERNTLKKHERTHTGEKPFTCKTCGRCFSERNTLKSHERTHTGEKPFTCKTCGRCFSERNTLKSHERTHTGEKPFTCKTCEKSFKWGSSLKVHMRSHTGEESYPCTTCGERFVIKSLLTKHLCTHT; translated from the exons ATGTCAAAGATTGTGCTGAATATCTGCAAGAGTAAAAAGGTTTTCCAGTGTGACACTTGTGGAAAAGTCTTTAAGTGGAAGTCAGGATTATATGGACATCTGAAGGTGCACACAGATCAGAAACAGCATTCTTGCGAAGTGTGTGATAAAAGTTTCACAACTCGCACAAATTTGACGagacacgagagaacgcacacgggaCAGAgaccttttacttgcaaaacttgtggaaGAAGTTTTAGCCAGAGACCTTCCTTGCAGatccacgagagaacacacacaggcgagaaaccttttatttgcaaaacttgtgggagatgTTTTAGCGAGAGAAATTCCCTGAAGAaacacgagagaacgcacacaggcgagaaaccttttacttgcaaaacttgtgggagaagttttagccagagaccttccttgcagatccacgagagaacacacacaggggagaaaccttttatttgcaaaacttgtgggagatgTTTTAGCGAGAGAAATTCCCTGAAGAaacacgagagaacgcacacaggcgagaaaccttttacttgcaaaacttgtgggaaaaGTTTTATTCAGAGAAATCACCTGCAGGgccacgagagaacacacacgggcgagaaacctttttcttgcaaaacttgtgggaaaagttttattcagagaaatcacctgcaggtccacgagagaacacacactagcgagaaaccttttacttgcaaaacttgtgggaaaagttttattcagagaaatcacctgcaggtccacgagagaacacacactaaggagaaaccttttacttgcaaaacttgtgggagaagttttagccagagaccttcctt AATGAATCTGCAggtccacgagagaacacacacgggtgagaaacctttttcttgcaaaacttgtgggaaaaGTTTTATTCAGAGAAATCACCTGCAGGgccacgagagaacacacacgggcgagagacctttttcttgcaaaacttgtgggaaaaGTTTTATTCAGAGAAATCACCTGCAGGgccacgagagaacacacacaggcgagaaaccttttacttgcaaaacttgtggaaGAAGTTTTAGCGATAGATCTACCCTGAAGAaacacgagagaacacacacaggcgagaaaccttttatttgcaaaacttgtgggagatgTTTTAGCGAGAGAAATACCCTGAAGAaacacgagagaacgcacacaggcgagaaaccttttacttgcaaaacttgtgggagatgTTTTAGCGAGAGAAATACCCTGAAGAgtcacgagagaacacacacgggcgagaaaccttttacttgcaaaacttgtgggagatgTTTTAGCGAGAGAAATACCCTGAAGAgtcacgagagaacacacacgggcgagaaaccttttacttgcaaaacttgtgagAAAAGTTTTAAATGGGGAAGTAGCTTGAAAGTCCACATGAGAAGCCATACAGGTGAGGAGTCGTATCCATGTACAACTTGTGGGGAAAGATTTGTTATCAAATCCCTTctaacaaaacatttgtgtacCCACACATAG
- the LOC133002516 gene encoding gastrula zinc finger protein XlCGF26.1-like isoform X7 has product MSKIVLNICKSKKVFQCDTCGKVFKWKSGLYGHLKVHTDQKQHSCEVCDKSFTTRTNLTRHERTHTGQRPFTCKTCGRSFSQRPSLQIHERTHTGEKPFICKTCGRCFSERNSLKKHERTHTGEKPFTCKTCGRSFSQRPSLQIHERTHTGEKPFICKTCGRCFSERNSLKKHERTHTGEKPFTCKTCGKSFIQRNHLQGHERTHTGEKPFSCKTCGKSFIQRNHLQKHERTHTGEKPFTCKTCVRNFAIRMNLQVHERTHTGEKPFSCKTCGKSFIQRNHLQGHERTHTGERPFSCKTCGKSFIQRNHLQGHERTHTGEKPFTCKTCGRSFSDRSTLKKHERTHTGEKPFICKTCGRCFSERNTLKKHERTHTGEKPFTCKTCGRCFSERNTLKSHERTHTGEKPFTCKTCGRCFSERNTLKSHERTHTGEKPFTCKTCEKSFKWGSSLKVHMRSHTGEESYPCTTCGERFVIKSLLTKHLCTHT; this is encoded by the exons ATGTCAAAGATTGTGCTGAATATCTGCAAGAGTAAAAAGGTTTTCCAGTGTGACACTTGTGGAAAAGTCTTTAAGTGGAAGTCAGGATTATATGGACATCTGAAGGTGCACACAGATCAGAAACAGCATTCTTGCGAAGTGTGTGATAAAAGTTTCACAACTCGCACAAATTTGACGagacacgagagaacgcacacgggaCAGAgaccttttacttgcaaaacttgtggaaGAAGTTTTAGCCAGAGACCTTCCTTGCAGatccacgagagaacacacacaggcgagaaaccttttatttgcaaaacttgtgggagatgTTTTAGCGAGAGAAATTCCCTGAAGAaacacgagagaacgcacacaggcgagaaaccttttacttgcaaaacttgtgggagaagttttagccagagaccttccttgcagatccacgagagaacacacacaggggagaaaccttttatttgcaaaacttgtgggagatgTTTTAGCGAGAGAAATTCCCTGAAGAaacacgagagaacgcacacaggcgagaaaccttttacttgcaaaacttgtgggaaaaGTTTTATTCAGAGAAATCACCTGCAGGgccacgagagaacacacacgggcgagaaacctttttcttgcaaaacttgtgggaaaagttttattcagagaaatcacctgcag AaacacgagagaacgcacacgggcgagaaaccttttacttgcaaaacttgcGTGAGAAATTTTGCAATTAGAATGAATCTGCAggtccacgagagaacacacacgggtgagaaacctttttcttgcaaaacttgtgggaaaaGTTTTATTCAGAGAAATCACCTGCAGGgccacgagagaacacacacgggcgagagacctttttcttgcaaaacttgtgggaaaaGTTTTATTCAGAGAAATCACCTGCAGGgccacgagagaacacacacaggcgagaaaccttttacttgcaaaacttgtggaaGAAGTTTTAGCGATAGATCTACCCTGAAGAaacacgagagaacacacacaggcgagaaaccttttatttgcaaaacttgtgggagatgTTTTAGCGAGAGAAATACCCTGAAGAaacacgagagaacgcacacaggcgagaaaccttttacttgcaaaacttgtgggagatgTTTTAGCGAGAGAAATACCCTGAAGAgtcacgagagaacacacacgggcgagaaaccttttacttgcaaaacttgtgggagatgTTTTAGCGAGAGAAATACCCTGAAGAgtcacgagagaacacacacgggcgagaaaccttttacttgcaaaacttgtgagAAAAGTTTTAAATGGGGAAGTAGCTTGAAAGTCCACATGAGAAGCCATACAGGTGAGGAGTCGTATCCATGTACAACTTGTGGGGAAAGATTTGTTATCAAATCCCTTctaacaaaacatttgtgtacCCACACATAG
- the LOC133002516 gene encoding oocyte zinc finger protein XlCOF6-like isoform X8 — protein MSKIVLNICKSKKVFQCDTCGKVFKWKSGLYGHLKVHTDQKQHSCEVCDKSFTTRTNLTRHERTHTGQRPFTCKTCGRSFSQRPSLQIHERTHTGEKPFICKTCGRCFSERNSLKKHERTHTGEKPFTCKTCGRSFSQRPSLQIHERTHTGEKPFICKTCGRCFSERNSLKKHERTHTGEKPFTCKTCGKSFIQRNHLQGHERTHTGEKPFSCKTCGKSFIQRNHLQVHERTHTGEKPFSCKTCGKSFIQRNHLQGHERTHTGERPFSCKTCGKSFIQRNHLQGHERTHTGEKPFTCKTCGRSFSDRSTLKKHERTHTGEKPFICKTCGRCFSERNTLKKHERTHTGEKPFTCKTCGRCFSERNTLKSHERTHTGEKPFTCKTCGRCFSERNTLKSHERTHTGEKPFTCKTCEKSFKWGSSLKVHMRSHTGEESYPCTTCGERFVIKSLLTKHLCTHT, from the exons ATGTCAAAGATTGTGCTGAATATCTGCAAGAGTAAAAAGGTTTTCCAGTGTGACACTTGTGGAAAAGTCTTTAAGTGGAAGTCAGGATTATATGGACATCTGAAGGTGCACACAGATCAGAAACAGCATTCTTGCGAAGTGTGTGATAAAAGTTTCACAACTCGCACAAATTTGACGagacacgagagaacgcacacgggaCAGAgaccttttacttgcaaaacttgtggaaGAAGTTTTAGCCAGAGACCTTCCTTGCAGatccacgagagaacacacacaggcgagaaaccttttatttgcaaaacttgtgggagatgTTTTAGCGAGAGAAATTCCCTGAAGAaacacgagagaacgcacacaggcgagaaaccttttacttgcaaaacttgtgggagaagttttagccagagaccttccttgcagatccacgagagaacacacacaggggagaaaccttttatttgcaaaacttgtgggagatgTTTTAGCGAGAGAAATTCCCTGAAGAaacacgagagaacgcacacaggcgagaaaccttttacttgcaaaacttgtgggaaaaGTTTTATTCAGAGAAATCACCTGCAGGgccacgagagaacacacacgggcgagaaacctttttcttgcaaaacttgtgggaaaagttttattcagagaaatcacctgcag gtccacgagagaacacacacgggtgagaaacctttttcttgcaaaacttgtgggaaaaGTTTTATTCAGAGAAATCACCTGCAGGgccacgagagaacacacacgggcgagagacctttttcttgcaaaacttgtgggaaaaGTTTTATTCAGAGAAATCACCTGCAGGgccacgagagaacacacacaggcgagaaaccttttacttgcaaaacttgtggaaGAAGTTTTAGCGATAGATCTACCCTGAAGAaacacgagagaacacacacaggcgagaaaccttttatttgcaaaacttgtgggagatgTTTTAGCGAGAGAAATACCCTGAAGAaacacgagagaacgcacacaggcgagaaaccttttacttgcaaaacttgtgggagatgTTTTAGCGAGAGAAATACCCTGAAGAgtcacgagagaacacacacgggcgagaaaccttttacttgcaaaacttgtgggagatgTTTTAGCGAGAGAAATACCCTGAAGAgtcacgagagaacacacacgggcgagaaaccttttacttgcaaaacttgtgagAAAAGTTTTAAATGGGGAAGTAGCTTGAAAGTCCACATGAGAAGCCATACAGGTGAGGAGTCGTATCCATGTACAACTTGTGGGGAAAGATTTGTTATCAAATCCCTTctaacaaaacatttgtgtacCCACACATAG
- the LOC133002516 gene encoding oocyte zinc finger protein XlCOF6-like isoform X1 — protein MSKIVLNICKSKKVFQCDTCGKVFKWKSGLYGHLKVHTDQKQHSCEVCDKSFTTRTNLTRHERTHTGQRPFTCKTCGRSFSQRPSLQIHERTHTGEKPFICKTCGRCFSERNSLKKHERTHTGEKPFTCKTCGRSFSQRPSLQIHERTHTGEKPFICKTCGRCFSERNSLKKHERTHTGEKPFTCKTCGKSFIQRNHLQGHERTHTGEKPFSCKTCGKSFIQRNHLQVHERTHTSEKPFTCKTCGKSFIQRNHLQVHERTHTKEKPFTCKTCGRSFSQRPSLNTLKKHERTHTGEKPFTCKTCVRNFAIRMNLQVHERTHTGEKPFSCKTCGKSFIQRNHLQGHERTHTGERPFSCKTCGKSFIQRNHLQGHERTHTGEKPFTCKTCGRSFSDRSTLKKHERTHTGEKPFICKTCGRCFSERNTLKKHERTHTGEKPFTCKTCGRCFSERNTLKSHERTHTGEKPFTCKTCGRCFSERNTLKSHERTHTGEKPFTCKTCEKSFKWGSSLKVHMRSHTGEESYPCTTCGERFVIKSLLTKHLCTHT, from the exons ATGTCAAAGATTGTGCTGAATATCTGCAAGAGTAAAAAGGTTTTCCAGTGTGACACTTGTGGAAAAGTCTTTAAGTGGAAGTCAGGATTATATGGACATCTGAAGGTGCACACAGATCAGAAACAGCATTCTTGCGAAGTGTGTGATAAAAGTTTCACAACTCGCACAAATTTGACGagacacgagagaacgcacacgggaCAGAgaccttttacttgcaaaacttgtggaaGAAGTTTTAGCCAGAGACCTTCCTTGCAGatccacgagagaacacacacaggcgagaaaccttttatttgcaaaacttgtgggagatgTTTTAGCGAGAGAAATTCCCTGAAGAaacacgagagaacgcacacaggcgagaaaccttttacttgcaaaacttgtgggagaagttttagccagagaccttccttgcagatccacgagagaacacacacaggggagaaaccttttatttgcaaaacttgtgggagatgTTTTAGCGAGAGAAATTCCCTGAAGAaacacgagagaacgcacacaggcgagaaaccttttacttgcaaaacttgtgggaaaaGTTTTATTCAGAGAAATCACCTGCAGGgccacgagagaacacacacgggcgagaaacctttttcttgcaaaacttgtgggaaaagttttattcagagaaatcacctgcaggtccacgagagaacacacactagcgagaaaccttttacttgcaaaacttgtgggaaaagttttattcagagaaatcacctgcaggtccacgagagaacacacactaaggagaaaccttttacttgcaaaacttgtgggagaagttttagccagagaccttcctt AAATACCCTGAAGAaacacgagagaacgcacacgggcgagaaaccttttacttgcaaaacttgcGTGAGAAATTTTGCAATTAGAATGAATCTGCAggtccacgagagaacacacacgggtgagaaacctttttcttgcaaaacttgtgggaaaaGTTTTATTCAGAGAAATCACCTGCAGGgccacgagagaacacacacgggcgagagacctttttcttgcaaaacttgtgggaaaaGTTTTATTCAGAGAAATCACCTGCAGGgccacgagagaacacacacaggcgagaaaccttttacttgcaaaacttgtggaaGAAGTTTTAGCGATAGATCTACCCTGAAGAaacacgagagaacacacacaggcgagaaaccttttatttgcaaaacttgtgggagatgTTTTAGCGAGAGAAATACCCTGAAGAaacacgagagaacgcacacaggcgagaaaccttttacttgcaaaacttgtgggagatgTTTTAGCGAGAGAAATACCCTGAAGAgtcacgagagaacacacacgggcgagaaaccttttacttgcaaaacttgtgggagatgTTTTAGCGAGAGAAATACCCTGAAGAgtcacgagagaacacacacgggcgagaaaccttttacttgcaaaacttgtgagAAAAGTTTTAAATGGGGAAGTAGCTTGAAAGTCCACATGAGAAGCCATACAGGTGAGGAGTCGTATCCATGTACAACTTGTGGGGAAAGATTTGTTATCAAATCCCTTctaacaaaacatttgtgtacCCACACATAG
- the LOC133002516 gene encoding oocyte zinc finger protein XlCOF6-like isoform X5: protein MSKIVLNICKSKKVFQCDTCGKVFKWKSGLYGHLKVHTDQKQHSCEVCDKSFTTRTNLTRHERTHTGQRPFTCKTCGRSFSQRPSLQIHERTHTGEKPFICKTCGRCFSERNSLKKHERTHTGEKPFTCKTCGRSFSQRPSLQIHERTHTGEKPFICKTCGRCFSERNSLKKHERTHTGEKPFTCKTCGKSFIQRNHLQGHERTHTGEKPFSCKTCGKSFIQRNHLQVHERTHTSEKPFTCKTCGKSFIQRNHLQVHERTHTKEKPFTCKTCGRSFSQRPYLQVHERTHTGEKPFSCKTCGKSFIQRNHLQGHERTHTGERPFSCKTCGKSFIQRNHLQGHERTHTGEKPFTCKTCGRSFSDRSTLKKHERTHTGEKPFICKTCGRCFSERNTLKKHERTHTGEKPFTCKTCGRCFSERNTLKSHERTHTGEKPFTCKTCGRCFSERNTLKSHERTHTGEKPFTCKTCEKSFKWGSSLKVHMRSHTGEESYPCTTCGERFVIKSLLTKHLCTHT, encoded by the exons ATGTCAAAGATTGTGCTGAATATCTGCAAGAGTAAAAAGGTTTTCCAGTGTGACACTTGTGGAAAAGTCTTTAAGTGGAAGTCAGGATTATATGGACATCTGAAGGTGCACACAGATCAGAAACAGCATTCTTGCGAAGTGTGTGATAAAAGTTTCACAACTCGCACAAATTTGACGagacacgagagaacgcacacgggaCAGAgaccttttacttgcaaaacttgtggaaGAAGTTTTAGCCAGAGACCTTCCTTGCAGatccacgagagaacacacacaggcgagaaaccttttatttgcaaaacttgtgggagatgTTTTAGCGAGAGAAATTCCCTGAAGAaacacgagagaacgcacacaggcgagaaaccttttacttgcaaaacttgtgggagaagttttagccagagaccttccttgcagatccacgagagaacacacacaggggagaaaccttttatttgcaaaacttgtgggagatgTTTTAGCGAGAGAAATTCCCTGAAGAaacacgagagaacgcacacaggcgagaaaccttttacttgcaaaacttgtgggaaaaGTTTTATTCAGAGAAATCACCTGCAGGgccacgagagaacacacacgggcgagaaacctttttcttgcaaaacttgtgggaaaagttttattcagagaaatcacctgcaggtccacgagagaacacacactagcgagaaaccttttacttgcaaaacttgtgggaaaagttttattcagagaaatcacctgcaggtccacgagagaacacacactaaggagaaaccttttacttgcaaaacttgtgggagaagttttagccagagacctt ATCTGCAggtccacgagagaacacacacgggtgagaaacctttttcttgcaaaacttgtgggaaaaGTTTTATTCAGAGAAATCACCTGCAGGgccacgagagaacacacacgggcgagagacctttttcttgcaaaacttgtgggaaaaGTTTTATTCAGAGAAATCACCTGCAGGgccacgagagaacacacacaggcgagaaaccttttacttgcaaaacttgtggaaGAAGTTTTAGCGATAGATCTACCCTGAAGAaacacgagagaacacacacaggcgagaaaccttttatttgcaaaacttgtgggagatgTTTTAGCGAGAGAAATACCCTGAAGAaacacgagagaacgcacacaggcgagaaaccttttacttgcaaaacttgtgggagatgTTTTAGCGAGAGAAATACCCTGAAGAgtcacgagagaacacacacgggcgagaaaccttttacttgcaaaacttgtgggagatgTTTTAGCGAGAGAAATACCCTGAAGAgtcacgagagaacacacacgggcgagaaaccttttacttgcaaaacttgtgagAAAAGTTTTAAATGGGGAAGTAGCTTGAAAGTCCACATGAGAAGCCATACAGGTGAGGAGTCGTATCCATGTACAACTTGTGGGGAAAGATTTGTTATCAAATCCCTTctaacaaaacatttgtgtacCCACACATAG